GGTTGCCGAGCAGCACCTCGTCCCGGAGAAACTGCCGGATCGTGCGGCCCTTGCGCATCACGAGCGCGACGATGATGCAGAAAAACGCCGCCACGAAGAGCAACCAGAAGAGCAACATCACCACGAACGCGTTCGGGATGACCGTGGGCACGAAGTTCCAGAGCGCGTGCAGGAAGACGCCCACGAAGAACCCGCCGATCGGCGCGACCCACCGCACCCACGTCCGGCTCGACTCACGCGCGATGCCGAAGCCGATGCCGGTCATCGACGTGTAGAGCGGGTGACCCCAGGGCGCGAGCACGCCGCGCAAGAAGAAGGTCGTGCCGAGCTGATCGGCCATGTCCGCGCGCGCGTAATAACTGACGTTCTCGACCGCGGCGAACCCGAGCGCGCAGAAGGTCGCGTAGATGATGCCGTCGACGACGCCGTCGAACTCGCGCCGAAGGAAGTAGAAGAAGCCCAGGATCGCGAGCCCTTTGAAGAGCTCCTCCGAGAGCGGCGCGCTCACCACGGTCGTCATGAAATTGCCGACCTTGGGCCCGAACAGGCCCGCGAACACGATGTGCACGCCCGTGTTGATCATCCCGGCGAAGCCCGTCGCCACGACCGCGCCCCAGAGGAACGCCATCGCGAGGCACCACCACGGCTCGGGATCGTACCGATCGAGCACCATCGGCACGAAGAGGTAGAAGCCGAGCGGCAAGAACGCGAAGAGCGCGCCCGTCAGGACCGCCGAGAGCATGCGCCCCGGCGCCTTCGACAGGAAGATCTCGGCCATCGTGAAGAGGATGTTCAGCACGACCCCGGCGAGCATGCCGACGATCCAGAGCCCGAGCCCCACCACGCGGCGGCGCTTGTCCGGATCGGGCGGCTCCTGCGGGACGTGCCGCTGCGGCGCGCCGTGACCGTGCTGGGGGTACGGCGCCTGGGGATGCTGCGGGTACGGGTAAGGAGCGTGGCCGTGACGGCCGGGCGGCGATCCGTAGGGGTTGTTCATGGCAGAACGCCCGACGCATCCACGCGCCGGGCGTTCGCTCATCCTATCGAATGTGCCGCCGCGAGGGCGAGGTCAGTCGGCGACCTTCTGCTGGATCACCACGTGCGGCGAAGGCGACTTCGGCGCGTTCTGTTGCTCGGCGCTCACGATGAGCTCGAAGCTCGTGAGAGGCACCGTCGCCGCGGGCAACGAGCCCGTGCGCTTGTCCGCGTTGTAGGCGAGCGACCCGATGCGCTGCCACTCGCTGCTCGAGTCCTTGCGGGCCCAGACGACGAAGGCCGAAGCACCCGGCATGAGACGATCGGGCGGGGCCAGGTGCTCCGCCTCGATGCTCACGGTGGTCAGAACCGTGCTGCTGTTGACCTCGGCGACGATCTTCGCGTCGGCGTCGGGCGCGCGCGGCGTGCCCTTGGTCATGTACTCGAGCGGGCCGCCGCACGCCGCGAAGAGCAGCGCAAAGGCGACCGAAAGCATCCCGCGACCCATCCAGCTATGCGCGTTCATCGCACCTCCAAGCAACTCTGGATGTACCAGACTTTCCGTCCGGTTGCATCGTTTCCAGCACTCTCCTCACGGCTTGACGACCCGCGTGCCCGGCGGCGGCTTGAAGTCGAACTCGCCCTTGGCGACGGGCTGGTTGACGACGGGCGCGCTGAAGTCGAACCGGTTCTTGTTGCCTTGCGCGTCGAGGATCAGCACACGGCGAACCTGGTTCGTCGCGGCGTCGACGTAAAGGAGGACCTTCTGGTAGGCGGGCGTCGCGTCCTTCGGCGTGCCCTCGAGCACGTATCCGCCCTCGAATTTCATCTGCGCGGCGTCGAGCAGCTTCAGGTTGAAGTCCTTCACGAGCTGGCCCGTGCCCATCAAGAAGGCGAGCGCCGCCGGGTATTGCGAGTTCTTCACCGGCGACTCGAACATCTGCTCGTTTTCTTTCTCGTAGACCCGGATCACCTTGCCGTCGGACACGACGCGGTTGCCGTTCGGCGCGGCGTAGGTCCAGCTCATCTTGCCGGGCTTCTCGAAGGTGACCGTGCCCTTCGACTCCTTCTTCACGTTCTGGACCTTGATCGTGTAGGTCTGCGAGAACGTGGCCTTGAAGGTCTTCGTGGAGTCGTAGAACTGCTGCACGCGACGGCCGATCTCGTCGGCCGTGGGGCCCTTCGCCGCGGCAGGGGCGGCGGGCTTCGCGGCCTGGCTGTGGCCGTCGGTCGAGCAGAGCAGGAGGGCGGGGACCACGGCGAACGCCGCGAGGAGGGAGGAGATCGAGAGGGACTTTACCTTACGCATCATTTTCTTCCTGTTCCGCGTCGCTTTCGGGACCAAAGCTCGCGGGGTTGGACGCAGGGCGCCCACGGGCGATGCAAGATCAAGGGACGCTGGCGCGCCGTCGACCCGGGCGGGCAGGCGCAGAGGCGGCGAGCGCCGTCTGGAAGCCGACAACGTTGCAGTGCGTGAGCGCGATGGCGAGGGCGTCGGCGGCGTCCGACCGGGGCGGGGCGCCGAGCCGGAGGATGGCCGTCACGACCATGGCCACCTGGCGCTTGTCCGCCGCGCCCTTGCCCGCGACGGTGCGCTTCACGAGCGCAGGCGCGTACTCGAACGTCCGGACGGACGCGCGGGCGAGCCGGAGCAGGACGACGCCACGCGCATGGCCGAGCTTGGCCGCGCTCTGCGCGTCCTTGGAGAAGAAGATGCTCTCGACCGCGGCGTGTGAGGGCGCGTGGGCGGCGATGACCTCGCCGAGGCGATCGTCGATGTCGACGAGCCTGTCGGCGAAGGTGCCGTCGAGGTCGACGTCGATGACGCCATGCGCGACGTGCTCGACGCGTGTGCCGACACGCTCGAGCACGCCCCACCCGAGATGACGGCTGCCAGGATCGATGCCGAGGACACGCACGCGGGGCGTTCTAGCAGACCCCGTGACCGCGGCGGGGGAAGATCTTGTGCGGGTTCAGGAGGCCCTTCGGGTCGAAGACGGCCTTCAAGCGGCGCTGCAGATCGATGAGCTCGGGGCCCTGTTCGAGCGGGAGGTACTCGGCCTTGGAGGTGCCGATGCCATGCTCGCCCGTGAGCGTGCCGCGCATGCCGATCACGCTGCGGAAGAGGCGATCGAGGCCACGCTCGACGCGAGGGGCCGCGTCGGGGTCGTCCCAGAGGAAGTTCACGTGCAGGTTGCCGTCGCCCGCGTGGCCGTAGGAGAGCATGCGTACCCTCGTCTCCTCGCTGATGCGGTCGATCTCGCGCAGCAGCTCGGGCAAGCGCGTGCGAGGCACGACGACGTCCTCGGAGATCTTGTAACGGGCCATCGCGCGGGTCGCGGGCGAGAGGGCGCGGCGCGCTTCCCAGAGGCGCTCGCGCTGAGCGGCGTCCTGCGCGACGAGGACGTCGAGCGCACCCTCGGCCACGCACGCCTCGCCGATGCGCTCCATCGCGGCCTCGCACGAGGCGGGATCCCCGTCGACCTCGATGAGGAGGAGCGCGCCCGCGCGCGGGTCGACAGGCACGCCGCGGGCGCGGACGGCCGAGAGCGCGCCCGCGTCGAGCAGCTCGAGGCAACGCGGGACGAGGCCGGCGGCGATGATGGCGGAGACGGCGCGGCCGGAGGTGAAGGCGGTGTCGAAGAGGCCGAGCAGCGTGGTGACGCTCGGAGGTTTGGGGATGAGCTGCAACGTGGCCTCGGTGAAGACGGCGAGCGTGCCCTCGCTGCCGACGAGCAAGCTCGTGACGTCGTAGCCGGTGACGCCCTTGACCGTGCGCCTCCCGGTGCGGAGGCGCGTGCCGTCGACGAGCAGCGCCTCGAGGCCGAGCACGTACTCGCGCGTGACGCCGTACTTGAAGGCGCGCGGGCCGCCCGCGTTCTCGGCGAGGTTGCCGCCGAGGGCGCACATCCTGAGCGAGTTCGGATCGGGCGGGTAAAAGAGGCCCTCGGCCTCGACGGCGGCGTGGAGGTCGCCGAGGATCACGCCGGGCTCGACGACGGCGACGAGCTCCTCGCGATCGATCTCCTTGATGCTTCGCATGCCGAGCGTGGTGACGACGACGCCGCCGCCCACGGGCACCGCGCCGCCCGATTTGCCGCTGCCGGCGCCACGAGGGACGATCGGGACCTCGGCCTCGCTCGCCGCGGCGAGCGCGCACCGGATGTCGTCGGGCGTCTCGGCGACGACGACTGCGTCGGGGATCACGGGCTCCTGATCGGACTCGTCTCCCGCGTACGCCTCGCAGCCGTCGGGCGAGGTGATCACCTTCGACGGGCCGAGGGCCCGGTCGAGCAAGCGCCGCGCCTTGTCGACGGCGGCGGCGGAGGGTCGGGGGAAGGGCGCGCGACGGAGCACGTTCGACTTCTAGTACGGATCCCGCGCTCGGGCGACGGCCCCTATGCGCGCCTCCTGCAGCCTGGTATCGCGCTCCCATGCATCGCGTCATGGTGGTCTTCCTGGGCGCGCTGGGCCTCGCCGGCGTGGGGTGTGGGGGCGAGGGCTCGGCGGGATCGACGAACACGCAAGGCGAGCCGCACGCCTGCTCCGCGGACGCGGCGCCGACACGGACGGCGTCGTGCGTGGCCGCGTTCGACCCCGGCGACGACGGCGGGTTCGGATCGGATCGGTTCCCCGAGATCGTCTACGGCGAGCCGCTCGGCAGCGGCACGACGTCGGGCGGGCTCGACGTGCTCTCGCTCGGCCGTGGTGGCTCGATCGTGCTCGGCTTCGGGGGCAACACGATCGTCGACGGCGAAGGCCCGGACTTCGTGGTCTTCGAAAACCCGTTCTTCGCGGCGGGCGATCCGAACAACGTGTACGCGGAGCTCGGCGAGGTCTCCGTCAGCATGGACGGGGAGAGCTGGAGCGTGTTCCCGTGCGCCGAAGACGCGGAGCCACCCGCGGGTTGCGCCGGCTTCTCCCCGGTCTTCGCGAACGGCGACCTGGGCATCTCGTCCCTGGATCCCGCGGTGTCCGGCGGCGACGCCTTCGACCTCGCGGAGCTCGGCGTGAGCGAGGCTCGGTTCGTCCGCATCCGGGATCTCCAGGGCATCGGCGCGGAGCCAAACGCGGGGTTCGATCTCGACGCGATCTCCGTCCTGCACGCGAAGGTGCCGTGATGCTTGCGAGGTGAGAGGGGCCGACCTAGGAACAAGGCCCGTCTCCCCGCATGTTGCCTGCCCACGTCGAGCCACGCGATCTGCACGTCACAGCGATGCACGCCCTCTTCACGGAAGAGGCCGACGCGGCGGTCCGCTCGATCCTGCGCGACGCGGTGCTCGCGGCGGGCTTCGAGCTCGCCATCGCGTGGCGCCTCGATCGTGAGGCCTACGTGCTCCGCTGCGTCGCGACGTATCAGGACCCCGAGCGGCCCGGCGCGCCCGTGTTCGAGGCGGACTCGATGCGGATGACGTTCTCGTACGGCGAGGGTTTGCCCGGGCTCACCTGGGCGCGCGCCGCGACGACGTTCATGCACGACCTCGCCAGCGAGCCGCTGTTCGTGCGCCGCTCGGCCGCGGCGATGGCCGGGCTCCAGTCGGCGGTGGCCTTCCCGATCCACCTCGGCGGCGAGATCATCGGGGTCGCCGAGTTCTACGACCGGAAGGGCCACGTCCCGGACGCGCCGGAGCTCGGGACGTTGCTCGCGCTCGAGGCGCCGCTCGCGCTCGGCATCACCCGCGTCGCGGGCGCCGAGGATCGGGGCCGCGTCGATCGCTCCCTCGGGCTCTTGCTCGACGTGGGAGAGGCGCTCGGGGACGCGGCGGAGCTCGCGCCTCGGCTGGCCAGGGTCGCCTCGCGCGCGGCCGCGTGGATCGGCGGCTTCTGCCTCGTCCACCTCCTCGACGCGACCGGCGCGCGGCTCGTCGCGGTGGATCACGAGGACCCGGAGAAGGCCGCGCTCCTGCGGCAGCCGTGCATGTACCGGAGCCCCGCGCTCGACTCGACGAAGAGCCCGCTCGCCCGGGTGATACGCACGGGCGTGGCGCACGTCCTGCCAGAGACGTCCGACGCGATGCTCGCCGCGACGATGAGCGACGCGGAGGCGCTCGCGGTCCTGCGCGCGGTCTCGATCACGGCGGGCATGCTCGTGCCGATCGTCTGGCAGGGGCGCGCGCTCGGGGCGCTCACGCTCGCGGCGAGCCGCGCGGATCGGCGGATCTTGCGCACGGACGTGAAGGTGGCCGAGGAGCTCGCGCGGAAGCTCGCGCTCGCGGTCCTCTCGGATCGAGCGGCGCAGGGCGAACGCGAGGCGGCCCTCGCGCGGGAAGAACACGACCGGCTCTACCGCGCCTCGCAGGCCGCCGTGCGGGCGCGGGAGGATCTGCTCGCGATCGTGTCGCACGACCTGCGCAACCCGCTCGTCGCCATCAAGCTCAGCGCCACGCAGCTCGGGCGCGAGGCGGAAGGAGACGCGCGCGTCAAGGGCAAGACCGCCCTCATCTTGCGCTCGGCGGACCGCATGGATCGCATGATCCGGGATCTGCTCGATGCTTCGAGGATCGAGACGGGCGGGCTCGCGCTCACGGTCGCGCGCGAGGACGTGCGCCTGGTCGTGCAGGAGGCGATCGATCACTTCAAGCCGCTCGCGGCGCCGAAGGGGATCCAGATCGAGGAGGATCTCCCGGACGAGCCGCTCTTCGCCGAGGTCGATCGCGAGCGTGTGCTGCAGGTCCTGTGGAACCTCGTGGGCAACGCGATCAAGTTCACGCCCGAGGGAGGTGTCGTCACGTTGTGCCTCCGGCGAGAGGGCTCGTCCGCGCGGATCGACGTCGCCGACAGCGGGCCCGGCATCCGGAGTGATCACCTGCCGCACGTCTTCGATCGGTACTTCCACGCCGAGACGAACAAGGCCACGGGCACGGGCCTCGGCCTCTTCATCGCCGACGGCCTCGTGCGCGCGCATGGCGGGACGATCCACGTCGAGAGCGAGCCCGGCGTGGGCGCGCGTTTCTGGTTCACGTTGCCGATCGAGGGCGCGGGTTAGAGCAGGTCGAGGAACCCCCGCAGCGCCTCGCGCTCCTGCGCTTCGAGCCCCGCCGCGCCCTCGGGCGCGCCGTCGTGGAAGAACGCGCCGTCCTTCGTCCACCGCGCCCGCGCGAGCAGCTCGGGGAGGTCCTTCGCCGCGCCGCTCGTCAGGTACGGCCGCTTCTTGGCGAGCCTGCGCAGCGACGGCACGCGCGCGCCGCGCTCGTGCACGTAGGGGACGACGCCCGTCTTCCGGTACTCGTTGGTGCCCCAAACGATCGGCCCCGCGGGCGTGAAGAGCAGCCTCTCCCAGCGCTCGAACGGCACGCGGCTGCCCGGCTCGTTGGCCGAGAGCCGCGCCTCGTGGCAGCCCTCGCAGCGCGCCTCGAAGAGCTTCGCGCCCTCGCGCTCGAGCGCCGAGAACGCGGTTCGCCCGGCCGTGCGCGGGTTCTGCCGGTGGGAGAAACCCATGAGGAAGGTCATCAGCGCCTTCCGGAGCGCGAGCGGCTCGAGGGCGCTCGCCTCCGTCCGGCCGAGCGCGGCGAGCACCGGGTGCCTCGCGGGATCGAGGGAAAACCAGGGCGAGTGACCACTCTCGGCGCCGGCCACGCGGAACTCGGCGTGCGCGACCGTGGACAGGTCCGGATCGAGCGCGCGCGAGAAGTGCGGGCGGTTGTTGAAGAGGCCGAGGAGCGGCTTCGTCACGACACGCACCTCGCCGCGGCCCGTGTGGTGGATGCGCCCGTCGACGTAGCCCTCGAAGTGGCACGTCTCGCAGGTGAAGCGGCTGTGCGCGCCCTCGGTGATGTTCTCCGGGGCCATGAGCGTGGAGAAAAAAAGCGCCTCGCCGAGGCGCGCCTCGGCGCTCGGGGGCGGCGGGCCATCGTGATCGACGACGGGCACGCTCACCTCGCGTGGCTCGCCCGGACGCACGATCACGAACGCGTCGAGCAAGGGGTTCACCGTGACGAACCCGCCGCCGGGTTGCTTCACGAGGTCGCGCGTGCCCGGCATCAGCGTGATCGTCTTCGCCGCATGCGCGCGAGGTTTGCCGCTCGCGTCGAAGGCGAGCCGCGCCGCCCTCTCCCCGCCGTACCCCGTGACGAGCGCCGCGAGCGTGCCGTCCTCCTCCTTCGCGAGGTCGAGCGCCTTCGGCGTCACGACGCCGAGCTCGCTCACGTTCACCGCGGAGAGCAACCGCGCCGCGCCGCGCTCGACGCGGTACAGAAAGACGAACGAGTCGATGTAGCCGAAGAACCCGCCCTTCCGATCGAGCGGATGATCCTCCACGCCGCCCGCGAGCACGAGCAGCCCGTCTCCGTCGGGGAGCGCGGAGAAACCCCAGATCGGTCCGTCGTGCACGATCCGCTCTTCGCCCGCGTCGAGCGCGCGCCCTCTCTCGTCCACGGACCGGATCACGAGCGCATGCGCGTGGAGCGTATCGATCACGACGAACGAGCCCACGCGCTCGACGTGGATCGGCCCGCCGCCGATCGTCGCGACCTCCTCCTGCGCGTTCGGGGCGTCGGGCCAGAACGTGAAGAGCCGCCCCTCGTCCTCCTCGACAGCGTACACCACGCCCTCGGGCCCCGCGGCGATGTCCCGCAGCCCCCGCGCCCTCGTGTTCAGCGCGTCATCGCTCCGCGCGAGGTACGGCGCGGCCTCCTGGACATCGAACCGCGTGATGCCGGCGTCGCGCTCGCCCACGACGAACACGCGGCGACCATCGGGCGTCACCACGAGCCCGCTCGGCGAAGCGGGCGCGGGCAGACGCGTGAGCTCGCGCATCGACGCGTCGAGCACCACGATCACGTCGCGCCCGCGCAGGAGCGCGACGAAACGCTCGCCGCCCGGCAGCGCGGCGAGCGCGTAGGGATCGGGTCCCGACGAGGCGTCGCTCGGCGGCAGGGCCACGAAATCGGCCGCGGCCCGCCGCGAGGCCTCGTACACGCGCAGCGCCGGCAGCGGGTCCGGCGCGGCGGCGGCCTTCGCCTCGGCGGGCGGATCCTCTCGCTTGCACCCCGCGGCCGAGGCGAGGGCGTGGAGTAGCACGAGGCCCGCGGCGCGGCGTGAACCGCTCACCCGCTTCATCGCCGCGCTTCGGCCTCTACCAGCCGCCGCCTTCCGTCGAGGCCGGCTTGGCTGCGGGCGCCGCGCTCGGCGCGGCCTTGGCGCTCTCGGCGGGCTTGGCGCTGCTGTCCGGCGTGGGTTTGGCCTTGTCCTCGCAACCGGCGAGGGCGAGAGAGACAAGGGCGACGAGCACGAGCGTCATGGCTTTCATGGTTCCGGCCTCCTCGGACGCAGCGAAGCACGACGAGCGCGCGGCGCGAAGGGGATACCATCGCGGCCCCGCGCCGAGGATGCAGGCGAGCCGGACCTCCCTCAGGTGCGGCACAGCGCAGGGATTACGGACCCTCCCGACAAGAAAAACCGAGGGCTGGGTGATACGACGACAAGGGCCATGTCGGCCCCAGCCTTTCGAATCGTCGTTTTTCTGAACATTTCGTTCCCGCATCCGCATCACGCCGGCGAGGACGGCCCGCCCGCGCCGCTCGGCCGGCGCCCCATGCCGCGCGTGGACGTCCGCCTCTCGGTCGAGGGTTTCCTGCCGTGGCTCTCGAGCAGGCTCATGACCTCGTCCTCCTCGATGGACCGGAAATCCTCGTAATACTGGCCCACGGCATAAAGGTTCGGGTCCTCGACCAGGCAAACCACGAGGTCCGCCTCGCCGCGCAACATGTCCGCCCGCTCGGGCGAGGCCACTGGCGCCGCGAGCACGACCGTCGTCGCCCCGGCGGACCTGGCCGCGCGCAGGGCCGCCATCGCCGTCGCGCCGGTCGCGATTCCGTCGTCCACCACGACCACCGGCCGCCCGGCGAGCGAGGGCTTTCGATATCGCGCGAAGAGCTCCTCCCGCCGCCGCGCCTCCTCGGCTTGATGTATTCGCTCGGCCTCGAGGTACTCCGGGTCCACGCCGAGCACCCGGAGCGCGCGCGGCTCGACCCAGCACGAGCCGTCGGCGGTGGCCGCGCCAATCGCGAGCTCCGGCTGGTGCGGCGCGCGTAATTTCCGCGCCACGATCACGCCGAGCTCGCCCCCGAGCGCCTCGGCCACGCCCGCCGCGACGACCACGCCGCCGCGCGGAATGCCGAGCACCACCGCCCCCTCGAGCCCCCCGATGCCCTGCAAATGCGCTCCGAGCGACTGGCCGGCCTCTTCCCGATCCTTCCACATCATGACGCCCTCCCCGCCCCCGGACACATCGTCCCCGGGGCGCCCGCTGTCATGCGGGGGCGGCCGGGAAACGTTTCGCCCTTTTCCGGCCGTCGCCCGGCCCCTATGCTGCGCCGCGATGAGCCATCCTGCATCGGACCCCATTGCCGCGTTCCGCGAGGCGCTCGCCCGCGCCGAGGAGCGCGAGGACCACGACCCCACGGCCATGACCCTCGCCACCATCGACGAGGGCGGCCGCCCCTCGGCCCGGGTGGTCCTCTTGAAGGGCGTGGACGCGCGTGGTTTTTCTTTCTACACGAACCTGGAGAGCCGCAAGGGCCAGGCGCTCGCGAGAAACCCTCACGTCGCGCTCTGCATTCACTGGCCCAAGGCCGCCGAGCAGATCCGCGTCGAGGGCCGCGTCGAGCCCGTCAGCGTGGAGGAGGCGGACGCCTACTTCGCCTCGCGCCCGCGCGGCAGCCAGATCGGCGCCTGGGCCTCGGATCAGAGCCGCCCGCTCGTCTCCCGCGCGGAGCTCGAGGCCCGCGTCGCGGAGGTGACCGCCCGCTTCGAGGGCCGCCCCGTGCCGAGGCCGCCGCACTGGAGCGGCTATCGCGTGGTCCCCGATCGAATCGAATTCTGGTTTGGCAGGGACAGTCGCCTTCACGACCGTCACGTGTACGTGCGTGACGGCGACGGGTGGCGCTGCGAGCGGCTCCAACCCTGAGGATCCAGCGTCGGGATCTTGCCTTCCGGTCGCTCGTCCGCCAAGAAAGGAGTGTAGGAAACGAAGGGCAGCCGCCGTTGTCCCTGAAGGCAGGAGCCCACGATGAAGATCGAGCGAGTCGAGCTCTACTACGTCAAGATCCCGCTCTCCGGGGATCGGCCGGGTTTCTTCGACGAGCGCGTCGTCTTCGAGCCCAACTGGATCCCCGGCTACCACCAGACGGACCTGCGCTTCTACCTGCTCCGCCTCGTGACCGACGCGGGTCTCGACGGCGTCGCGGCGATCCCGGCGATGGGCCGCGAGCGCGAGTCGCTCGGGGCCTTGCTCGGCGCGTACCTGCTCGGATTGAACCCGCTCGACATGCGGCTCGTGAACCAGCGAATCGAGGAGTTCTCGATCCTCGGCATGCGGAACGGCTGGATCGACGCGGCGTTCTGGGATCTCGTCGGCAAGATCCGCCGCGAGCCGCTCTTCCGGGTCCTCGGCGGCGAGGGTGGCTTCGCCGTGCCTTATGCCTCGCTCGGATCGAATCACGAACACGACCCGGCCGTCGTCGCGCGGCTCGTCGCCGAGCGGCGGGGCGAGGGGTATGCCGGCGTCAAGATCCGGGTGAAGAGCGACGATCTCGAAAAGATGGTCGCCGTCGTCGCCGCCGCGCGTGAGGCGGCGGGGGAATCGATGGAGCTCATGGTCGACGCCAACCTCGGCTGGCCGGTGGAGCTCGTCGAAAAGAGCCCGCGCTGGGACGAGGACTTTGCCCTCCGCTTCCTCGAACACATCGAGCCGTATCGGATCTCCTGGCTCGAAGAGCCGCTCCACCGAGCCGATCACGAGGCGCTCGCG
This DNA window, taken from Polyangium spumosum, encodes the following:
- a CDS encoding mandelate racemase/muconate lactonizing enzyme family protein, with the protein product MKIERVELYYVKIPLSGDRPGFFDERVVFEPNWIPGYHQTDLRFYLLRLVTDAGLDGVAAIPAMGRERESLGALLGAYLLGLNPLDMRLVNQRIEEFSILGMRNGWIDAAFWDLVGKIRREPLFRVLGGEGGFAVPYASLGSNHEHDPAVVARLVAERRGEGYAGVKIRVKSDDLEKMVAVVAAAREAAGESMELMVDANLGWPVELVEKSPRWDEDFALRFLEHIEPYRISWLEEPLHRADHEALARLRRRSKVPIAGGEATPSWREFRSMLDAGSLDVYQPDAVLAGGTYGGGVSVVRWLVREIRRRNHAAREKNEDRPLRFSPHTWTNGLGFAVNLHLFGLLPPAERGLFELPHDLYWQMPQWARFLRHGFARDDAGRIRIPDEPGLGVEIDWEVIGRFGKRIDVVTKASLAAWTVLDHGWREAVYLRNKKREVEDRSALAEFALPEPPF